From a single Miscanthus floridulus cultivar M001 chromosome 8, ASM1932011v1, whole genome shotgun sequence genomic region:
- the LOC136473315 gene encoding type IV inositol polyphosphate 5-phosphatase 9-like isoform X1, with product MGECPRLAQMTCPRSAASRVLGHQFVSEFSGVELQKSSMLGGQSETVKYRVFAGTWNVGGVAPPDDLDLEDWLDTKTDSYDIYVLGFQEVVPLNARTVLGPKQRRAAMKWNLLIGDALNNRRHGDGVAAMHDQGQGGVFRCLVSKQMVGIFVSVWTRSSLRRHVRHPAVSSVGTGVLGRLGNKGAVSVRFLLHGTSFCFVCCHLASGGKDGDALRRNADAVDILSRTSFLSYGGAPAAPDELPKKILGHDRVVLFGDLNYRIAMDDDDEARQLVGARKWSMLLENDELLLELCSGRQFDRWHEGYVAFAPTYKYRRNSDQFYWCPDGVATGRDKQHRVPAWCDRILWRGKGMKQVRYERCGGYRLSDHRPVRAVFHAVCELVEGVDA from the exons ATGGGGGAGTGCCCAAGGCTTGCACAA ATGACCTGTCCAAGATCGGCGGCGAGCAGGGTATTGGGTCATCAGTTCGTCTCCGAATTCTCAGGCGTGGAGTTGCAGAAGAGCAGCATGCTAGGTGGGCAGAGCGAGACCGTCAAGTACAG GGTGTTTGCTGGTACATGGAACGTTGGCGGCGTGGCGCCGCCGGATGATCTGGACTTGGAGGATTGGCTGGACACCAAGACCGACTCGTACGACATCTATGTTCTTGG GTTCCAGGAGGTGGTGCCACTGAACGCGAGGACCGTGCTTGGCCCCAAACAGAGGCGGGCAGCCATGAAGTGGAACCTGCTCATCGGTGACGCATTGAACAACAGGAGGCATGGAGATGGAGTTGCAGCAATGCATGATCAAGGACAGGGCGGCGTGTTCAGGTGCCTCGTGAGCAAGCAGATGGTCGGCATCTTCGTGTCGGTCTGGACGAGGAGCAGCCTCCGCCGGCACGTCCGCCACCCTGCCGTCTCCAGCGTCGGCACCGGCGTCCtcggccggctcggcaacaag GGCGCGGTGTCCGTCCGGTTCTTGCTCCACGGCACAAGCTTCTGCTTCGTCTGCTGCCACCTGGCCTCAGGCGGCAAGGACGGCGACGCGCTCCGCCGGAACGCCGACGCGGTGGACATCCTCTCCAGGACCAGCTTCCTCAGCTACGGCGGCGCGCCGGCAGCACCGGATGAGCTGCCCAAGAAGATTCTTGGCCATGA CCGCGTGGTGTTGTTCGGGGACCTCAACTACCGGATCGccatggacgacgacgacgaggcacGGCAGCTGGTTGGGGCCAGGAAATGGAGCATGCTGCTGGAGAACGACGAGCTGCTGCTGGAGCTCTGCAGTGGCCGTCAGTTCGACCGCTGGCACGAGGGCTACGTCGCCTTCGCCCCGACCTACAAGTACCGCCGCAACTCCGACCAGTTCTACTGGTGCCCTGACGGCGTCGCCACCGGCCGCGACAAGCAGCACCGCGTGCCGGCATG GTGCGACCGTATCCTCTGGCGCGGGAAGGGGATGAAGCAGGTCCGGTACGAGCGCTGCGGTGGCTACCGGCTCTCCGATCACCGCCCGGTCAGGGCCGTGTTCCACGCCGTGTGCGAACTGGTGGAAGGCGTGGATGCTTAA
- the LOC136473315 gene encoding type IV inositol polyphosphate 5-phosphatase 9-like isoform X3, which yields MGECPRLAQMTCPRSAASRVLGHQFVSEFSGVELQKSSMLGGQSETVKYRVFAGTWNVGGVAPPDDLDLEDWLDTKTDSYDIYVLGFQEVVPLNARTVLGPKQRRAAMKWNLLIGDALNNRRHGDGVAAMHDQGQGGVFRCLVSKQMVGIFVSVWTRSSLRRHVRHPAVSSVGTGVLGRLGNKGAVSVRFLLHGTSFCFVCCHLASGGKDGDALRRNADAVDILSRTSFLSYGGAPAAPDELPKKILGHDRVVLFGDLNYRIAMDDDDEARQLVGARKWSMLLENDELLLELCSGRQFDRWHEGYVAFAPTYKCDRILWRGKGMKQVRYERCGGYRLSDHRPVRAVFHAVCELVEGVDA from the exons ATGGGGGAGTGCCCAAGGCTTGCACAA ATGACCTGTCCAAGATCGGCGGCGAGCAGGGTATTGGGTCATCAGTTCGTCTCCGAATTCTCAGGCGTGGAGTTGCAGAAGAGCAGCATGCTAGGTGGGCAGAGCGAGACCGTCAAGTACAG GGTGTTTGCTGGTACATGGAACGTTGGCGGCGTGGCGCCGCCGGATGATCTGGACTTGGAGGATTGGCTGGACACCAAGACCGACTCGTACGACATCTATGTTCTTGG GTTCCAGGAGGTGGTGCCACTGAACGCGAGGACCGTGCTTGGCCCCAAACAGAGGCGGGCAGCCATGAAGTGGAACCTGCTCATCGGTGACGCATTGAACAACAGGAGGCATGGAGATGGAGTTGCAGCAATGCATGATCAAGGACAGGGCGGCGTGTTCAGGTGCCTCGTGAGCAAGCAGATGGTCGGCATCTTCGTGTCGGTCTGGACGAGGAGCAGCCTCCGCCGGCACGTCCGCCACCCTGCCGTCTCCAGCGTCGGCACCGGCGTCCtcggccggctcggcaacaag GGCGCGGTGTCCGTCCGGTTCTTGCTCCACGGCACAAGCTTCTGCTTCGTCTGCTGCCACCTGGCCTCAGGCGGCAAGGACGGCGACGCGCTCCGCCGGAACGCCGACGCGGTGGACATCCTCTCCAGGACCAGCTTCCTCAGCTACGGCGGCGCGCCGGCAGCACCGGATGAGCTGCCCAAGAAGATTCTTGGCCATGA CCGCGTGGTGTTGTTCGGGGACCTCAACTACCGGATCGccatggacgacgacgacgaggcacGGCAGCTGGTTGGGGCCAGGAAATGGAGCATGCTGCTGGAGAACGACGAGCTGCTGCTGGAGCTCTGCAGTGGCCGTCAGTTCGACCGCTGGCACGAGGGCTACGTCGCCTTCGCCCCGACCTACAA GTGCGACCGTATCCTCTGGCGCGGGAAGGGGATGAAGCAGGTCCGGTACGAGCGCTGCGGTGGCTACCGGCTCTCCGATCACCGCCCGGTCAGGGCCGTGTTCCACGCCGTGTGCGAACTGGTGGAAGGCGTGGATGCTTAA
- the LOC136473315 gene encoding type IV inositol polyphosphate 5-phosphatase 9-like isoform X2, which yields MTCPRSAASRVLGHQFVSEFSGVELQKSSMLGGQSETVKYRVFAGTWNVGGVAPPDDLDLEDWLDTKTDSYDIYVLGFQEVVPLNARTVLGPKQRRAAMKWNLLIGDALNNRRHGDGVAAMHDQGQGGVFRCLVSKQMVGIFVSVWTRSSLRRHVRHPAVSSVGTGVLGRLGNKGAVSVRFLLHGTSFCFVCCHLASGGKDGDALRRNADAVDILSRTSFLSYGGAPAAPDELPKKILGHDRVVLFGDLNYRIAMDDDDEARQLVGARKWSMLLENDELLLELCSGRQFDRWHEGYVAFAPTYKYRRNSDQFYWCPDGVATGRDKQHRVPAWCDRILWRGKGMKQVRYERCGGYRLSDHRPVRAVFHAVCELVEGVDA from the exons ATGACCTGTCCAAGATCGGCGGCGAGCAGGGTATTGGGTCATCAGTTCGTCTCCGAATTCTCAGGCGTGGAGTTGCAGAAGAGCAGCATGCTAGGTGGGCAGAGCGAGACCGTCAAGTACAG GGTGTTTGCTGGTACATGGAACGTTGGCGGCGTGGCGCCGCCGGATGATCTGGACTTGGAGGATTGGCTGGACACCAAGACCGACTCGTACGACATCTATGTTCTTGG GTTCCAGGAGGTGGTGCCACTGAACGCGAGGACCGTGCTTGGCCCCAAACAGAGGCGGGCAGCCATGAAGTGGAACCTGCTCATCGGTGACGCATTGAACAACAGGAGGCATGGAGATGGAGTTGCAGCAATGCATGATCAAGGACAGGGCGGCGTGTTCAGGTGCCTCGTGAGCAAGCAGATGGTCGGCATCTTCGTGTCGGTCTGGACGAGGAGCAGCCTCCGCCGGCACGTCCGCCACCCTGCCGTCTCCAGCGTCGGCACCGGCGTCCtcggccggctcggcaacaag GGCGCGGTGTCCGTCCGGTTCTTGCTCCACGGCACAAGCTTCTGCTTCGTCTGCTGCCACCTGGCCTCAGGCGGCAAGGACGGCGACGCGCTCCGCCGGAACGCCGACGCGGTGGACATCCTCTCCAGGACCAGCTTCCTCAGCTACGGCGGCGCGCCGGCAGCACCGGATGAGCTGCCCAAGAAGATTCTTGGCCATGA CCGCGTGGTGTTGTTCGGGGACCTCAACTACCGGATCGccatggacgacgacgacgaggcacGGCAGCTGGTTGGGGCCAGGAAATGGAGCATGCTGCTGGAGAACGACGAGCTGCTGCTGGAGCTCTGCAGTGGCCGTCAGTTCGACCGCTGGCACGAGGGCTACGTCGCCTTCGCCCCGACCTACAAGTACCGCCGCAACTCCGACCAGTTCTACTGGTGCCCTGACGGCGTCGCCACCGGCCGCGACAAGCAGCACCGCGTGCCGGCATG GTGCGACCGTATCCTCTGGCGCGGGAAGGGGATGAAGCAGGTCCGGTACGAGCGCTGCGGTGGCTACCGGCTCTCCGATCACCGCCCGGTCAGGGCCGTGTTCCACGCCGTGTGCGAACTGGTGGAAGGCGTGGATGCTTAA